In Trichoplusia ni isolate ovarian cell line Hi5 chromosome 7, tn1, whole genome shotgun sequence, a single genomic region encodes these proteins:
- the LOC113496031 gene encoding hexokinase-2-like encodes MSAAVESARAAVNGRVNGHRPASGAAPAVPWEDQFLPTPLRLDDKIRTQKIESRLQALVLCGGVLRRVGDVFEAELERGLREQPSSLQMENTYVPELPDGTEEGVFLALDLGGTNFRVLLLELRAGQLVRQHVKQYHINNALRLGTGDELFNFLADCVQDFVHELGMEDQEFSLGFTFSFPMKQHSISSGELITWTKSFKCSGLEGVDVAALLERCLRARRLRITVRVLLNDTTGTLVAGAHIDPNVGIGVILGTGSNGCYMERASRVQHWEAAHERVQDVCVDVEWGAFGDNGCLDFFRTEFDKEVDANSLLATSFTFEKYIGGKYLGSLLSAALGALARDQLFPAEPEPDQLQTAHLSLFEEENCAGEVAQTLRVLREVCPGAALTAHDALVAQHVAHLISNRAAQLVSVCIATLLRRMRRPHVAVAVDGSVYKHHPRIAGLMDKYITLLAPDHSFSLLGAEDGSGKGSALTAAIAARIAARDAA; translated from the exons ATGTCAGCGGCGGTGGagagcgcgcgcgcggcggtcAACGGGCGCGTGAACGGGCACCGGCCCGCTTCCGGCGCCGCACCCGCAGTGCCCTGGGAGGACCAGTTCCTGCCCACACCACTACGGCTTGATGACAAGATACGCACACAGAAG ATCGAGTCCCGGCTGCAGGCGCTGGTGCTGTGCGGCGGCGTGCTGCGGCGCGTGGGCGACGTGTTCGAGGCGGAGCTGGAGCGCGGCCTGCGCGAGCAGCCCTCCAGCCTGCAGATGGAGAACACCTACGTGCCCGAGCTGCCCGACGGCACCG AGGAGGGCGTGTTCCTGGCGCTGGACCTCGGCGGCACCAACTTCCGCGTGCTGCTGCTGGAGCTGCGCGCCGGCCAGCTGGTGCGCCAGCACGTCAAGCAGTACCACATCAA CAACGCGTTGCGGCTCGGCACTGGCGACGAGCTATTCAACTTCCTGGCTGACTGCGTGCAGGACTTCGTGCACGAGCTCGGCATGGAGGACCAGGAGTTCTCACTAG GGTTCACATTCTCGTTCCCGATGAAGCAGCATTCCATTTCCTCGGGTGAGCTGATCACGTGGACGAAGAGCTTCAAGTGCTCGGGCCTGGAGGGCGTGGACGTGGCGGCGCTGCTGGAGCGCtgcctgcgcgcgcgccgcctgcgcATCACCGTGCGCGTGCTGCTCAACGACACCACCGGGACGCTCGTCGCGGGAGCACACATCGACCCTAACGTCGGG ATCGGTGTGATCCTGGGCACGGGCTCGAACGGCTGCTACATGGAGCGCGCGTCGCGCGTGCAGCACTGGGAGGCGGCGCACGAGCGCGTGCAGGACGTCTGCGTGGACGTGGAGTGGGGCGCCTTCGGGGACAACGGCTGCCTCGACTTCTTCCGCACGGAGTTCGACAAGGAGGTCGACGCCAACTCGCTGCTCGCCACCTCCTTCAC GTTTGAGAAGTACATCGGCGGCAAGTACCTGGGCTCCCTGCTGAGCGCGGCGCTGGGCGCGCTGGCTCGCGACCAGCTGTTCCCCGCCGAGCCCGAGCCCGACCAGCTGCAGACCGCGCATCTCAGTCTCTTCGAAGA GGAGAACTGCGCGGGCGAGGTGGCGCAGACGCTGCGCGTGCTGCGCGAGGTGTGTCCGGGGGCGGCGCTGACGGCGCACGACGCGCTCGTCGCGCAGCACGTCGCGCATCTCATCTCCAACCGCGCCGCGCAGCTCGTGTCAGTCT GTATCGCGACGTTATTGCGGCGCATGCGCAGGCCACACGTGGCGGTGGCGGTGGACGGCTCCGTGTACAAGCACCACCCGCGCATCGCCGGCCTCATGGACAAGTACATCACGCTGCTCGCGCCGGACC